A single genomic interval of Lewinellaceae bacterium harbors:
- a CDS encoding gliding motility-associated C-terminal domain-containing protein: MLVTTTPVSLFAQNLVPNASFDHATSCPRTEGEVDLAIPWLNTLLTPDLFLRCAENENFKVPRPRKCTYLEPHSGDGYVGLATYGNTREVIGVPLVHPLEKGKSYFLQFWVAIDDVCERWDRGTYTDAIGLGFGEDNYDIPDYPALEHRGTIFRDTSGWTPIFGCYVANGKEKYLFIKNFQSDDHTLVVSDDPALIPVFDYLYIDDVAVIPMNPYPDTLPYCGMPLRLAASIPDATYLWDNHSTDSVRWVNSEGDYRVTIKLGKCESEQVIHVVDVDHGIPVDPHLVMCEGNALRLQTALPGKVTWENGAIGTLRTVDQPGMYQAQITNECGQFTQDFNVTAQDCGCQVDAPNVFSPNGDQVNDNWKPYLDCPSLERVELLQIYDRWGQLIFSSSDPDQLPWDGRFNQNLVPPGIYLWVLTFRTNKAGNRQTEYATGDVTVIR, encoded by the coding sequence ATGCTGGTAACCACCACTCCGGTTTCACTTTTTGCTCAGAATCTGGTGCCCAATGCCTCGTTTGATCACGCAACTTCCTGCCCCCGCACGGAAGGGGAAGTCGACCTGGCCATCCCCTGGCTAAACACCCTGCTCACGCCAGACCTCTTCCTGCGCTGTGCCGAAAATGAGAACTTCAAAGTACCCAGACCGCGTAAATGTACCTATCTGGAACCGCACAGCGGGGATGGATACGTAGGACTGGCCACCTATGGCAATACCCGGGAAGTCATCGGTGTTCCATTGGTCCATCCACTGGAAAAAGGCAAGAGTTATTTCCTGCAGTTCTGGGTAGCCATCGACGATGTGTGTGAGCGCTGGGACCGGGGAACCTATACGGACGCCATCGGGCTGGGCTTTGGCGAAGACAATTACGACATCCCGGACTATCCTGCACTGGAACACCGGGGCACGATATTTCGGGACACTTCCGGGTGGACGCCCATATTCGGCTGTTACGTAGCCAATGGTAAGGAGAAATACCTGTTCATCAAGAATTTTCAATCCGATGACCACACCCTGGTAGTAAGTGACGACCCGGCATTGATCCCGGTTTTTGACTATCTGTATATCGACGATGTCGCCGTCATTCCCATGAACCCCTATCCGGATACCCTGCCCTATTGCGGTATGCCGCTACGCCTGGCTGCATCCATTCCGGATGCGACCTACCTCTGGGACAATCACAGCACCGACAGTGTCCGGTGGGTAAACAGTGAGGGCGATTATCGCGTCACAATAAAGCTTGGCAAGTGTGAGAGTGAGCAGGTCATCCATGTGGTGGATGTGGACCATGGGATCCCCGTCGATCCCCACCTGGTGATGTGCGAGGGGAATGCCCTGCGTCTCCAAACCGCCCTGCCTGGGAAGGTCACCTGGGAAAATGGAGCGATCGGCACTTTGCGGACGGTGGATCAACCCGGCATGTACCAGGCACAGATCACCAACGAATGCGGGCAGTTCACCCAGGACTTCAATGTAACCGCCCAGGACTGCGGATGCCAGGTTGATGCTCCCAATGTATTCTCACCCAACGGGGATCAGGTCAATGACAACTGGAAACCCTATCTCGATTGTCCATCCCTGGAACGCGTGGAGTTGCTGCAGATCTATGACCGGTGGGGACAACTGATCTTTTCCAGTTCCGACCCGGACCAACTCCCCTGGGACGGCCGGTTTAATCAAAACCTAGTTCCTCCAGGTATTTATCTGTGGGTATTAACCTTCCGGACCAATAAGGCCGGCAACCGGCAGACTGAATATGCCACTGGTGATGTTACGGTAATCCGCTAG
- a CDS encoding NAD(P)-dependent oxidoreductase encodes MKITLIGLGIMGNGMARNLLQKHGPITVYNRTSGPAEVLQSMGAVVATSVPEAVRDADLVITMLANPQVVERLMLGQKGGLVHMKKGAIWMDSTTVDPIFSGKCNEEATQAGIRFVDAPVTGTKPHALAGELSFFVGGSPELIEELTPVLHFMGPRVLHLGPVTSGASYKILLNLMLAQSMVVFSEAVLLGEKLGFDRTFLLENLPKAPVIAPFTQAKAQMIAAGDESVHFPLELMLKDVHLANKLAYEKGQPMYLAGITESLYAGANQEGLSRSDFSSIFKWLSKEE; translated from the coding sequence ATGAAAATCACATTGATCGGTCTAGGCATTATGGGCAATGGCATGGCCCGCAATCTATTGCAAAAACACGGACCTATCACGGTCTATAACCGGACTTCAGGACCAGCGGAGGTATTGCAATCCATGGGAGCGGTGGTAGCCACTTCGGTGCCGGAGGCCGTGCGTGATGCCGATCTGGTCATTACCATGCTGGCTAACCCTCAGGTCGTTGAACGCCTCATGCTGGGCCAAAAAGGTGGCCTGGTCCACATGAAAAAAGGAGCGATCTGGATGGACAGCACCACGGTAGACCCCATTTTCAGTGGGAAATGCAATGAGGAAGCTACGCAAGCCGGGATCCGGTTTGTCGATGCCCCGGTTACCGGTACCAAGCCGCATGCCCTCGCCGGAGAGCTGTCGTTCTTTGTGGGCGGCTCACCGGAACTAATAGAAGAGCTAACGCCCGTTTTGCACTTCATGGGTCCGCGAGTGCTCCACCTGGGACCTGTAACCAGTGGTGCCTCGTACAAGATCTTGCTGAATCTGATGCTCGCCCAGTCCATGGTTGTCTTTTCAGAAGCCGTACTACTCGGTGAAAAACTGGGATTTGACCGTACCTTCTTACTGGAAAATCTCCCGAAAGCGCCGGTCATTGCACCCTTCACCCAAGCTAAAGCCCAGATGATCGCTGCCGGTGATGAATCCGTCCACTTTCCACTGGAGCTGATGCTCAAGGATGTCCATCTAGCCAACAAGCTTGCTTACGAAAAAGGTCAGCCGATGTACCTGGCCGGTATAACGGAGTCGCTGTATGCCGGGGCAAACCAGGAAGGACTATCCCGGTCTGATTTCTCCTCGATTTTTAAGTGGTTGAGTAAGGAGGAATAA
- a CDS encoding TRAP transporter substrate-binding protein, producing the protein MDKRATGYTGWKGGGGIPVCLLVFLLFASLNCGKISGVRVLYLAHANTTTHPIHKGLLYLKKVLEEKSGGKMTVKVFADGQLGSEREVLELLQIGSVAMTKVSAAVMANFAPEYEILSVPYLYRDADHAWRVRDSDIGQEILASSTKYLLKGLCYYDAGFRSFYTKDKPIRTPDDLKGLKIRVMNHKMSIDMVAALGGAATPMAYGELYTALQQGVVDGAENNEPSFVSSNHYEVCKYYTLDEHVTIPDVLVISTKFWNTLSEQEQAWLNEAAQESAQAEKVFWQESVDECMRTLEAAHVEIIRPDKEPFAERTQAVRDQFGKNPQMQALMDRINNM; encoded by the coding sequence ATGGATAAGAGAGCAACGGGCTATACAGGATGGAAGGGAGGTGGAGGTATTCCTGTCTGTCTGCTGGTATTTCTGTTGTTCGCATCCCTGAACTGTGGTAAGATTTCCGGAGTACGTGTCCTGTACCTGGCACATGCCAATACAACCACCCATCCCATCCATAAAGGACTGCTGTACCTGAAGAAAGTCCTGGAAGAAAAGTCGGGAGGGAAGATGACCGTCAAGGTCTTCGCCGATGGTCAGCTCGGCTCCGAGCGGGAAGTCCTTGAACTTTTACAGATCGGAAGCGTGGCAATGACTAAGGTAAGCGCCGCCGTCATGGCCAATTTTGCCCCGGAATACGAGATATTAAGCGTGCCCTACCTGTATCGCGACGCAGACCATGCCTGGCGCGTACGGGATAGTGACATCGGTCAGGAAATCCTGGCCAGCAGCACCAAATACCTGCTGAAAGGATTGTGTTATTACGATGCAGGATTCCGCAGCTTCTATACCAAAGATAAACCGATCCGGACTCCTGATGACCTTAAGGGATTGAAGATCAGGGTGATGAATCATAAGATGTCCATTGATATGGTAGCTGCCCTGGGAGGCGCTGCAACTCCCATGGCCTACGGAGAATTGTACACCGCCCTTCAGCAGGGTGTCGTGGACGGTGCGGAAAACAATGAACCTTCCTTTGTATCCAGCAATCACTACGAAGTGTGTAAGTATTATACCCTCGATGAGCATGTTACCATACCGGATGTGCTGGTGATCAGCACCAAATTCTGGAACACGCTGAGTGAACAGGAACAAGCCTGGTTGAACGAGGCAGCGCAGGAATCGGCTCAGGCAGAAAAAGTATTCTGGCAGGAGTCCGTAGATGAGTGCATGCGTACCCTGGAAGCTGCGCATGTAGAAATTATCCGTCCGGATAAGGAGCCCTTTGCAGAGCGTACTCAAGCGGTGAGGGATCAGTTTGGTAAAAACCCTCAAATGCAGGCTTTGATGGACCGGATAAACAACATGTAA
- a CDS encoding TRAP transporter large permease produces MSIELISIILLFVSFFALLGYGVPVAFSIGISTTLTILVNIAFGPGVTTVSQRMTTGIDSFALLAIPFFILAGEIMKRGGIANRLINFAKSLVGSLPGGLGFVNVIAAMLMGAISGSAMAAASGIGSIMTDRMEDEGYSRPFSASINITSATTGLLIPPSNTLIVYALASGGAASVAALFLAGYIPGILVGVALMVVISYTAFSKKLPRGERVSIGRLFRDFRRAFFSLLLLVVIVGGIIAGIFTATEAAAIAVVYAGILGYSYGDLKLKDVGPILLESAKVTASVMFLICTSMAMSWLFSFESIPQLLTDFLLDKFSSPVVILFIINITLLIVGTFMDMTPAVLIFTPIFLPVVTQLGMHPVHFGIIMVLNLCIGLCTPPVGTLLFVGSGVAKISVSDIMGSLIPLLITMVVVLMLVTYISGLSMWLPGLFGY; encoded by the coding sequence ATGAGCATTGAGTTGATATCCATAATACTGTTGTTTGTTTCTTTCTTTGCCCTGCTCGGTTACGGCGTCCCGGTAGCTTTCAGCATCGGGATCTCGACGACTCTGACCATACTGGTCAATATTGCCTTCGGTCCTGGTGTCACCACTGTCTCACAGCGGATGACAACCGGAATTGATAGTTTTGCCCTGCTGGCCATACCTTTTTTCATCCTGGCTGGAGAAATTATGAAGCGCGGGGGAATCGCTAACCGGCTGATTAATTTTGCCAAATCACTGGTTGGTTCCCTGCCCGGCGGACTGGGATTTGTCAATGTCATTGCAGCCATGCTGATGGGAGCCATATCCGGCTCTGCCATGGCGGCAGCTTCCGGCATTGGAAGTATCATGACAGATCGTATGGAGGATGAAGGTTACAGCCGGCCATTCAGTGCATCCATTAACATCACATCTGCTACGACCGGTCTACTGATCCCTCCCAGCAATACGCTCATTGTCTATGCTCTCGCCAGCGGCGGTGCAGCCAGCGTGGCTGCCTTGTTTCTGGCTGGATACATTCCGGGGATCCTGGTAGGAGTAGCCCTGATGGTCGTCATCTCCTATACTGCATTTTCCAAAAAGCTGCCACGCGGAGAGCGGGTCAGCATTGGCAGGCTATTCCGGGATTTCCGGCGGGCCTTCTTTAGCCTGTTGTTATTGGTTGTCATCGTGGGTGGGATCATCGCCGGTATTTTTACGGCAACCGAGGCAGCAGCCATTGCCGTCGTCTATGCCGGTATCCTGGGATACAGTTACGGGGATCTGAAACTGAAAGATGTAGGCCCCATCCTCCTGGAAAGCGCCAAAGTGACGGCCAGTGTCATGTTTCTGATCTGTACTTCGATGGCCATGTCCTGGCTGTTTTCATTTGAAAGTATACCTCAGCTACTCACGGACTTTCTGCTCGATAAGTTTTCCAGTCCGGTCGTCATTCTTTTTATCATCAACATTACCCTGCTGATCGTTGGGACCTTTATGGATATGACTCCGGCAGTGCTCATCTTTACGCCGATCTTTCTTCCGGTGGTTACCCAATTGGGTATGCATCCGGTACACTTCGGGATCATTATGGTTTTGAACCTGTGTATCGGGCTGTGTACTCCGCCGGTCGGAACCCTGTTATTTGTTGGCAGCGGGGTGGCTAAAATCTCTGTATCCGACATTATGGGTTCTTTAATCCCGCTGTTGATAACCATGGTGGTGGTCCTGATGCTGGTCACTTACATCTCCGGATTGAGCATGTGGTTACCCGGGTTATTCGGGTATTGA
- a CDS encoding TRAP transporter small permease, producing MKKIYDFLNYTVERMLILIFGLMTLDVVWQVVSRYIVGHSSSFTEEFARFAMIWLAILGAAYLNGQRQHLAIDFLVRKLPPEKRQKRQRSIEVIMALFALVVMVGGGGNLVMMTLQLGQYSAALNVPLGVVYAIVPFSGLLIVFYSIYHMTQNEPEPTQPLEM from the coding sequence ATGAAGAAGATTTATGATTTCCTGAATTATACAGTAGAGCGGATGCTCATCCTCATCTTCGGATTGATGACCCTGGATGTCGTCTGGCAGGTGGTCTCCCGGTACATCGTAGGGCACTCGAGTTCATTCACGGAGGAGTTTGCCCGGTTTGCAATGATCTGGCTGGCCATCCTGGGAGCAGCCTACCTGAACGGGCAACGGCAGCACCTGGCCATTGACTTCCTGGTGCGAAAGCTTCCACCGGAGAAAAGGCAAAAGCGCCAGAGATCCATCGAGGTGATCATGGCCCTGTTTGCGCTGGTGGTGATGGTCGGAGGCGGTGGCAACCTGGTGATGATGACGCTGCAATTGGGCCAGTATTCGGCGGCCTTAAATGTGCCATTGGGTGTCGTATATGCCATCGTTCCTTTTTCAGGATTGCTGATCGTGTTTTATTCCATCTACCATATGACCCAAAACGAACCCGAACCAACCCAACCTCTCGAAATGTAA
- a CDS encoding beta-lactamase family protein: MIRSVCSLLLLFLMTFLTAQTNSIQKSALLADATPQSVGMSPERINRIDAMLQQTVKDNEVPGMVALIARHGKIVYYKSFGDADQAAGRKFANDDIFRIASQSKAITSTCVMMLWEQGKFQLDDPISKYIPEFKNPQILQSFRYTDTTYTTVPAAHEITIRHLLTHTSGIGYGVIDGDERFKMIYKKAGVTDLFTTEKITIGESVKKLAKLPLHHEPGTNFVYSEGLDVLGYLIEIVSGMPFDEFARTHLFEPLGMKDTWFYLPDDRANRLVPVQTPDGTKWKHYPVTFYDPDYPRKGARTFFSGGAGLSSTAKDYATFLEMYLNGGELNGKRILSRTTVQSIMGEQFPGVNSNPASYYGLAFGVTTPRGQDLGGEGSAGTFDWGGYFNTQYFADPKEGVIGILMKQTQGTNGDNSGWRFRQMVFAAIDD, translated from the coding sequence ATGATTCGATCTGTATGTAGCTTATTGCTGCTTTTCCTGATGACATTCCTAACTGCCCAGACCAATTCCATCCAAAAAAGTGCTCTCCTGGCGGATGCTACTCCTCAATCGGTGGGCATGTCGCCGGAGCGGATAAACCGAATAGACGCCATGCTTCAGCAGACCGTAAAAGACAATGAGGTTCCGGGCATGGTTGCGCTTATTGCAAGGCACGGTAAGATCGTATATTATAAATCGTTTGGTGATGCGGATCAGGCTGCCGGACGTAAGTTTGCCAACGATGACATTTTCCGGATTGCTTCACAGAGTAAAGCCATCACCTCGACGTGTGTCATGATGTTGTGGGAGCAGGGAAAATTCCAACTGGACGACCCGATCTCCAAGTACATTCCTGAATTCAAGAATCCGCAGATCCTGCAGTCTTTCCGGTACACGGATACCACGTACACCACGGTGCCTGCGGCTCATGAGATCACCATCCGGCATTTGTTGACCCATACCTCCGGAATAGGTTATGGAGTCATTGATGGTGATGAACGGTTTAAGATGATCTATAAGAAGGCCGGCGTGACGGACCTTTTTACGACTGAAAAAATCACCATCGGTGAAAGCGTGAAAAAATTGGCGAAGCTTCCTTTACACCATGAACCGGGAACCAATTTCGTTTACAGCGAGGGCCTGGATGTGCTGGGTTATCTGATCGAGATCGTTTCGGGAATGCCCTTTGATGAGTTTGCCCGTACCCATCTTTTTGAGCCCCTCGGGATGAAGGACACCTGGTTTTACCTGCCGGATGACCGGGCCAACCGGCTGGTTCCGGTCCAGACACCAGATGGAACAAAATGGAAACATTACCCCGTAACCTTTTACGACCCGGATTATCCCCGCAAGGGTGCCAGGACCTTCTTTTCAGGCGGTGCCGGTCTTTCCAGCACGGCAAAGGATTATGCCACTTTTTTAGAGATGTATCTGAATGGCGGAGAATTAAATGGCAAACGGATTCTTTCCCGCACAACGGTCCAGTCCATCATGGGAGAACAGTTTCCCGGGGTCAACTCCAATCCTGCCAGCTATTATGGGTTGGCCTTTGGAGTCACAACCCCGCGAGGTCAGGACCTGGGTGGTGAAGGGAGTGCCGGAACCTTCGACTGGGGTGGTTATTTTAATACCCAATATTTCGCAGACCCTAAGGAGGGAGTGATCGGCATCCTGATGAAGCAGACGCAGGGCACAAATGGCGACAATTCCGGTTGGCGGTTCCGTCAGATGGTATTTGCGGCTATTGATGATTAG
- a CDS encoding gliding motility-associated C-terminal domain-containing protein, with product MNGIKLIVNVYLCSTLIIGTVLKLDGQNLVPNPGFEVVTSCPVVSGQIDLAAPWQSENLTPDLYHRCAQNTAIQPPRLEVFCTYLEPHQGDGFAGMVVYGPVREYLKAPLLESLKKGQQYFIRFWVAIDDNCIQGIPNVNSSGIGLGFGNEASLYGAVVENNSGILRDTSGWVEITGCYTAEGNESHVYIGNFRSNGSTMIEYDQEGSVYEDYMYVDDIEVIPFDPLPDTIWQCQDQIMLNGSFQDFPVRWQDGGYSSTFQVDSPGLIQVTAETEHCLLTDESHVLNGIPDAVPSTGAICPGNSITLEAPVAESYLWQDGNINRIRSVTNAGFYTVSFQTGCGTFDLTFEIEEHTCDCSIFIPNVFSPNGDGLNDDLKVSMNCKVSYTIVSFSVFDRWGQEIFRTQTPETTPWNGASAPGVYVYRLEYLVGNQSPPHVKFGDITIVK from the coding sequence ATGAACGGAATCAAGCTAATCGTAAATGTCTATCTATGCAGTACTCTTATCATTGGTACCGTTTTAAAGCTTGATGGTCAAAACCTGGTCCCCAATCCCGGATTTGAGGTGGTTACATCCTGTCCTGTCGTTTCTGGACAGATTGATCTGGCGGCACCCTGGCAATCCGAAAACCTGACTCCGGATCTTTATCACCGTTGTGCCCAAAATACGGCCATCCAGCCGCCACGCCTTGAGGTTTTTTGCACCTACCTGGAGCCGCATCAGGGCGACGGGTTTGCCGGCATGGTCGTATATGGCCCGGTACGGGAGTACCTTAAAGCACCACTATTGGAATCGCTGAAGAAAGGTCAACAATATTTCATCCGCTTTTGGGTCGCCATCGATGACAACTGCATACAAGGTATACCTAATGTCAATTCCAGTGGCATCGGTTTGGGTTTCGGCAACGAGGCCAGTCTTTATGGTGCCGTGGTAGAAAATAATTCAGGCATTCTGAGAGACACCTCCGGATGGGTGGAGATCACCGGGTGTTATACCGCAGAGGGCAATGAATCGCACGTCTACATAGGAAATTTCAGGTCCAATGGTTCTACCATGATCGAATACGATCAGGAAGGAAGTGTCTATGAGGATTACATGTACGTGGACGACATCGAAGTGATCCCGTTTGACCCGCTACCGGATACCATCTGGCAATGCCAGGATCAAATTATGCTCAATGGCTCCTTTCAGGATTTTCCGGTGCGCTGGCAGGATGGCGGTTATTCATCCACCTTTCAGGTTGATAGTCCCGGGCTGATTCAGGTCACCGCAGAAACAGAACATTGCCTTCTTACGGATGAGAGTCATGTGCTCAACGGAATTCCGGATGCAGTGCCCAGTACTGGTGCAATATGTCCGGGAAATTCCATTACACTGGAGGCACCGGTTGCCGAATCTTACCTTTGGCAGGATGGAAATATCAACAGAATCAGATCTGTAACGAATGCTGGTTTTTATACCGTTTCATTTCAAACCGGATGCGGTACTTTTGATTTAACTTTTGAAATCGAGGAACATACCTGCGACTGCAGTATTTTTATACCCAATGTGTTTTCACCGAACGGAGATGGTCTAAATGACGACCTTAAGGTTTCAATGAATTGCAAGGTATCCTATACCATCGTCTCTTTTTCGGTATTTGACCGGTGGGGTCAGGAGATTTTCCGCACCCAAACGCCGGAAACAACACCATGGAACGGCGCCTCAGCGCCAGGAGTTTACGTTTACCGGTTGGAATATTTGGTGGGGAATCAAAGTCCTCCCCACGTCAAATTTGGAGACATTACCATCGTCAAATAA
- a CDS encoding GNAT family N-acetyltransferase yields the protein MEFTFTCKHFDDLTNYELYDLLALRQMVFAVEQQCIYLDPDGKDLKAYHVLGYSREGKLVACARLLHDPKWPGHASFGRIISHPEVRGQGAGRLLLNFVMEQMARLFPGEPIRIGAQTYLLNYYQNVGFQRIGEEYLEDGIPHCDMIKPNSSPTGV from the coding sequence ATGGAGTTTACGTTTACCTGCAAGCACTTTGACGACTTAACCAATTACGAATTGTATGACCTACTGGCACTCCGGCAGATGGTTTTTGCTGTGGAGCAGCAATGCATCTATCTCGATCCCGATGGGAAGGACCTGAAAGCATACCATGTGTTGGGTTATAGCCGCGAAGGTAAACTCGTCGCTTGCGCACGACTGCTTCATGATCCTAAATGGCCTGGTCATGCTTCTTTTGGCAGGATCATCAGTCACCCGGAAGTACGCGGCCAGGGTGCTGGCAGATTGCTGTTAAATTTTGTCATGGAGCAGATGGCGCGCCTCTTTCCTGGTGAGCCGATCCGCATAGGAGCACAAACCTATTTACTGAATTACTACCAGAATGTTGGATTTCAGCGCATTGGCGAAGAGTACCTCGAAGATGGAATACCACATTGCGATATGATCAAACCTAATTCCTCTCCAACTGGTGTTTGA
- a CDS encoding CotH kinase family protein: MSGPKYSKLVAFIFCIFSSSIYSQQVLHLEPATDRNYTVVDIDIPKSIARQIHDPLRSGSNIPVNKMLIDGREVKVKEVKTRGKSSAFFYRKSFNVQLEDDFEFEGSQGKKKMKKFYLLAQAMDVHYFRNYFAFTMMHDLKVAKFYFQYAELRLNGKTEGIYLLIERPYDVALKDKDAPVVIRRLESRHIDQEKVSKKVPATLTKESKRAFAAIPDFCKDLHGQSLYDSLNRYLDLKDYFSWLAFNYWAKNGDYTDEVCYYIQPDHPGIRFGIVPWDFDDLLTQQPHEGMDLRNRRLGDALIYSSEDILDRTIAEDSVLYAHYLDHFREILPKMSSPARLQEIFTRIYQDLEPLYEDPANYEISEHDREATDPHAMKDNLVKVYSFLINRSEEIKHQLERN, from the coding sequence ATGTCTGGACCGAAGTACAGTAAGCTGGTTGCATTCATCTTTTGCATTTTTAGTAGCAGTATTTATAGTCAGCAGGTACTGCATCTGGAGCCGGCTACGGACCGTAATTATACGGTGGTGGATATTGATATACCCAAGTCGATAGCGCGGCAGATACACGACCCGCTCCGCAGCGGATCAAATATCCCGGTAAATAAAATGCTTATCGATGGTCGTGAAGTTAAGGTCAAAGAAGTCAAAACCAGAGGGAAATCCAGTGCTTTTTTCTACCGGAAGAGCTTTAATGTTCAACTCGAAGACGACTTTGAGTTTGAAGGAAGCCAGGGTAAAAAGAAAATGAAAAAATTTTACCTGTTGGCTCAGGCGATGGATGTCCATTATTTCCGCAATTATTTCGCATTCACCATGATGCATGATCTGAAAGTGGCCAAGTTTTATTTTCAGTATGCGGAATTGCGATTGAATGGAAAAACCGAAGGCATTTACCTTTTGATAGAAAGGCCATACGATGTCGCTCTGAAAGATAAAGACGCACCTGTAGTAATCCGGCGGTTGGAAAGCAGGCATATCGACCAGGAAAAAGTCAGTAAAAAGGTTCCGGCCACGCTAACCAAGGAGTCAAAAAGGGCATTTGCGGCTATTCCGGATTTCTGTAAAGACTTGCACGGCCAATCGTTGTACGATTCTTTGAACAGGTACCTGGACCTAAAGGATTATTTCAGTTGGCTGGCTTTTAATTATTGGGCTAAGAATGGCGACTACACCGATGAAGTCTGTTATTATATTCAGCCGGATCATCCGGGCATCCGGTTCGGTATTGTTCCCTGGGACTTTGATGACTTGCTGACCCAGCAACCGCACGAGGGTATGGATTTACGAAATAGAAGGCTCGGAGACGCATTGATCTATTCTTCAGAAGACATACTGGACCGGACCATCGCTGAGGACTCGGTGTTGTATGCACATTATCTGGATCATTTTCGCGAGATCCTGCCGAAGATGAGTTCTCCTGCGCGACTCCAGGAAATCTTTACTCGGATTTATCAGGATCTCGAACCTCTCTATGAAGATCCCGCCAATTATGAAATTTCGGAACATGACCGTGAAGCAACGGATCCACATGCTATGAAAGACAATCTGGTCAAAGTGTATTCCTTCCTGATCAATCGGTCAGAGGAGATCAAACACCAGTTGGAGAGGAATTAG
- a CDS encoding phosphoglucomutase/phosphomannomutase family protein: MVEIKFGTDGWRAIIAKEYTVDNVERVADATGRWMQSKGMKAAVIGYDCRFGGVMFAEATARVLGKHGIKVYLGDHFASTPMVSYAVTQVKADMGIVITASHNPSSYNGYKLKSSYGGPTIPGDIAAVEALIPEKVAGPWPALSTLKDQGLLEMIDLEAMYIAHVERSFDLDAIRKSGMGLAYDAMFGAGQNVIRKVLPEATLLHCDFNPSFEGTAPEPIDKNLQQLAKLVASDSSIEMGLATDGDADRIGMYNSRGEFVDSHRILLLLLHYLVGYKKMTGKVVITFSVTEKVAALAEHYGLDYDITKIGFKYITEIMQHTDVVVAGEESGGIAIKGHIPERDGIWMGLTLLEFMAKTGKTLDALLAEVYDIVGAFDFGRNDLHVTEAQKQNILKHLNEGGYKAFGPLNITKEENLDGYKFHFAGDKWVMIRPSGTEPVLRVYAQAPDMAGVQDVLDKVCAVLLED; encoded by the coding sequence ATGGTGGAAATTAAATTTGGTACCGACGGATGGCGTGCCATCATTGCTAAAGAATATACGGTTGATAACGTTGAGCGTGTTGCGGATGCAACCGGCCGCTGGATGCAATCCAAAGGAATGAAAGCCGCGGTCATCGGATACGATTGCCGTTTTGGTGGGGTGATGTTTGCAGAAGCTACTGCGCGGGTCCTGGGAAAACACGGAATCAAGGTCTATCTGGGCGACCATTTCGCCTCAACGCCGATGGTTTCGTATGCCGTAACGCAGGTAAAGGCGGATATGGGGATCGTAATCACGGCGTCTCATAATCCATCCAGTTACAACGGATACAAGTTGAAATCCAGTTACGGAGGCCCGACGATACCGGGAGACATAGCTGCCGTTGAAGCTTTAATTCCGGAGAAAGTTGCCGGACCATGGCCTGCACTTTCCACACTAAAAGACCAGGGTTTGCTGGAGATGATAGACCTGGAAGCCATGTACATCGCGCATGTCGAAAGGAGTTTCGACCTGGATGCTATCCGGAAGAGCGGCATGGGACTGGCTTACGACGCGATGTTTGGCGCCGGCCAGAATGTGATCCGCAAAGTATTGCCGGAAGCCACCTTGTTGCATTGTGATTTTAATCCTTCCTTTGAAGGCACTGCTCCTGAGCCCATCGATAAAAACCTGCAGCAGCTGGCTAAGCTGGTTGCTTCGGATTCGTCCATTGAAATGGGGCTCGCCACCGATGGCGATGCCGACCGTATCGGAATGTACAACAGTCGCGGAGAATTTGTGGACTCCCACCGGATCCTGCTCCTGTTATTGCACTATCTGGTTGGTTATAAAAAAATGACCGGTAAGGTGGTGATCACGTTCTCCGTTACCGAGAAGGTAGCTGCATTGGCCGAACATTATGGGCTGGATTACGACATTACCAAAATTGGCTTTAAATACATCACCGAGATCATGCAGCATACCGATGTGGTGGTGGCGGGAGAAGAGTCTGGCGGTATTGCCATCAAAGGCCATATCCCAGAGCGGGACGGTATCTGGATGGGCCTGACGCTGCTTGAATTTATGGCCAAGACGGGAAAGACCCTGGATGCTTTGCTGGCAGAGGTTTATGATATTGTCGGCGCATTCGATTTTGGCCGGAATGATTTGCACGTGACCGAAGCGCAGAAACAAAATATCCTCAAGCATCTGAACGAAGGCGGTTATAAGGCTTTTGGACCACTCAACATCACCAAAGAAGAAAACCTGGACGGGTATAAATTCCATTTTGCGGGTGATAAGTGGGTGATGATACGTCCTTCGGGTACCGAGCCTGTCCTGCGCGTTTATGCCCAGGCACCGGACATGGCGGGCGTACAGGATGTGCTGGATAAGGTTTGTGCGGTCTTGCTTGAGGATTAG